A single genomic interval of Stieleria maiorica harbors:
- a CDS encoding DnaJ C-terminal domain-containing protein yields the protein FNDVEDIFEAFGEMFGGGGGMFGDLFGGRGGGGRRRRSRRGADIRCNVTLTLDEAAKGVSKDLSFRRNVGCKTCEGSGAAPGSQPETCATCGGRGQVVQSAGILRVQTACPHCGGAGQQISQPCSDCRGTGLQSEKAELTVEIPAGVDDGMRVRVQGEGEASPDGGPPGDCYCFITVKEHELFKRDGSSLILQLPISYSQAALGAEIEIPTLDGPEKLRIEPGTQNGEVFTVRGKGVVDPRGGRVGDLLVQVFIEVPKHLSVEQEELLRKLAELDSESVLPHRKTFLEKVADLF from the coding sequence GTTCAACGACGTCGAGGATATCTTTGAGGCCTTCGGCGAGATGTTCGGCGGTGGCGGCGGCATGTTCGGCGATCTGTTCGGCGGACGCGGCGGTGGTGGTCGACGGCGGCGGTCGCGACGCGGAGCCGACATCCGTTGCAACGTCACGTTGACGTTGGACGAGGCGGCCAAGGGCGTCAGTAAAGACCTTTCCTTCCGGCGCAACGTCGGCTGCAAGACCTGCGAAGGCAGCGGTGCGGCCCCCGGCAGCCAACCGGAAACCTGTGCGACCTGTGGCGGTCGCGGACAAGTCGTCCAATCGGCCGGCATCCTCCGCGTGCAAACCGCCTGCCCGCATTGCGGCGGTGCGGGACAACAAATCAGCCAGCCGTGCAGCGATTGCCGTGGCACGGGACTGCAAAGCGAAAAAGCGGAGTTGACCGTCGAGATTCCCGCCGGTGTCGATGACGGGATGCGCGTGCGTGTCCAAGGCGAAGGCGAAGCGAGCCCCGATGGCGGCCCGCCCGGAGATTGCTACTGCTTTATCACCGTCAAAGAGCACGAGCTGTTCAAACGCGACGGCAGCAGCTTGATTCTGCAATTGCCGATCTCCTACAGCCAGGCCGCCCTGGGCGCGGAGATCGAGATCCCCACGCTGGACGGGCCGGAAAAGTTACGGATCGAACCGGGCACGCAGAACGGCGAAGTTTTCACCGTCCGCGGAAAAGGTGTCGTCGATCCACGCGGGGGCCGAGTCGGTGATCTGCTCGTGCAGGTCTTTATCGAAGTCCCCAAACACCTGAGTGTCGAACAAGAAGAGCTGCTACGTAAATTGGCCGAACTCGATAGCGAATCGGTGTTGCCGCACCGAAAGACCTTTCTGGAAAAAGTAGCCGATCTGTTTTAG
- a CDS encoding isochorismatase family protein, with protein MPHQLSSRRLFADRSAVLVIDFQQKLVPAIPSGEDAVQFTESLLEAADLLGIPSAATVQYPKGLGGLVAPLDRRFPDAEEKLDFSSAVCRRALDAWIAAGRDQILICGIETHVCVLQTVLDLAEEGLHPFVVAEAVAARGGWEHELAIEQMRSSGVTISSLESVLFQWLGTADHPQFKAISRIVKNL; from the coding sequence ATGCCGCACCAGCTGTCATCACGTCGACTGTTCGCCGATCGCTCGGCCGTCCTGGTGATCGATTTCCAGCAAAAATTGGTCCCGGCGATCCCCTCGGGCGAGGACGCGGTGCAATTCACCGAGTCGCTGCTGGAGGCGGCGGATCTGTTGGGCATTCCCTCGGCGGCCACCGTGCAGTATCCCAAGGGGCTCGGCGGGTTGGTTGCACCGTTGGACCGGCGTTTTCCAGATGCCGAGGAGAAGCTTGATTTTTCGTCGGCGGTGTGCCGGCGCGCGTTGGATGCTTGGATCGCCGCAGGCCGCGATCAGATTTTGATCTGCGGCATCGAAACGCACGTCTGCGTCTTGCAAACGGTGTTGGATCTTGCCGAAGAAGGTCTGCATCCGTTCGTGGTCGCCGAAGCGGTCGCGGCCCGCGGGGGATGGGAACACGAGTTGGCGATCGAGCAGATGCGTTCATCAGGCGTCACGATCAGCAGTTTGGAATCGGTCCTGTTCCAGTGGCTCGGAACCGCCGATCACCCGCAATTCAAAGCGATCAGCCGGATCGTCAAGAACCTCTGA
- a CDS encoding CRTAC1 family protein, with protein MSNPQAVEMKPKAVEEEEEEVLRDDAEIGRALRRSLVALIALVAVGGTLAFYLSRPEAAPPVRESELAKVSVREMPDVQVPKVTFTDITAEAGIEFVHNNGAVGDKLLPETMGGGAAVFDFDNDGDQDILFINSKDWPWDEPSDRLSKSVLYRNDGGQFVDVSETSGLDLTDYAMGVAVGDFDNDDRVDVFIASLHHNHLFRNVGEGRFEDVTDLAGVAGEEDRWSTSAGWFDYDNDGDLDLFVCNYVGWSREYDQSQDFQLVGGGRAYGRPQNFEGTFPYLYRNEGDGTFTDVSEESGIQIRNPSTGVPLSKSLGLAFCDFDANGTLDVIVANDTVQNLLLSNDGKGHFTEVGALTGIAFDSSGNARGAMGIDVASFRGRKALAVAIGNFSNEMTALYVTKFGRMQFYDEAVSTGLGPSTRLLLTFGLVYVDYDLDGRSDLFCANGHLEEDINRVQPSQHYEQPPQLFWNAGPEHGTEFLAADRSHVGEDLLRPMAGRGAAYADIDGDGDLDLLITATGRAPRLLRNDQQLGHHWLRLKLEGDGQHCNRDAIGSWVEIKVGDEIIRQQVMPTRSYLSQVELPLTFGLGAADKVDRITVHWADGAHQEIDPLAVDQSHVIQRPASAEIP; from the coding sequence ATGTCCAATCCGCAGGCGGTTGAGATGAAACCGAAAGCAGTGGAAGAGGAAGAGGAGGAAGTGCTCCGTGACGATGCCGAAATCGGTCGTGCGTTGCGGCGATCGCTGGTGGCGTTGATCGCACTGGTCGCCGTCGGCGGCACGCTGGCGTTTTATTTGTCACGGCCCGAGGCCGCACCGCCGGTCCGCGAATCCGAGTTGGCGAAAGTCAGCGTTCGCGAAATGCCTGATGTGCAAGTGCCTAAGGTGACGTTCACTGATATCACTGCCGAAGCCGGGATCGAATTCGTGCACAACAACGGAGCGGTCGGCGACAAGTTGTTGCCCGAGACGATGGGGGGCGGGGCGGCCGTGTTCGATTTCGACAACGACGGCGATCAGGACATTCTGTTCATTAATAGTAAGGATTGGCCGTGGGACGAGCCCAGTGATCGACTGTCCAAATCGGTGCTGTATCGCAACGATGGCGGTCAGTTCGTCGATGTCAGTGAGACCTCGGGGTTGGACCTGACGGACTATGCGATGGGTGTCGCGGTCGGTGACTTTGACAACGACGATCGCGTCGACGTCTTCATCGCCAGTCTTCACCACAACCACCTGTTTCGCAACGTCGGCGAGGGCCGGTTCGAAGACGTGACCGATCTGGCCGGTGTGGCCGGCGAGGAGGATCGTTGGAGTACGAGCGCGGGATGGTTCGATTACGACAACGACGGCGATCTGGATCTGTTCGTCTGCAACTACGTGGGATGGAGCCGCGAGTACGATCAGTCGCAAGACTTTCAGCTGGTCGGAGGCGGACGGGCATACGGTCGTCCGCAGAACTTTGAAGGCACGTTCCCCTATCTGTATCGCAACGAGGGTGATGGCACATTTACCGACGTCTCGGAGGAGTCCGGGATTCAAATTCGCAACCCGTCGACCGGTGTGCCGCTCAGCAAGTCACTGGGGTTGGCGTTCTGTGATTTCGATGCCAACGGGACGCTGGATGTGATCGTCGCCAACGACACGGTTCAGAACCTGTTACTCAGCAACGACGGGAAAGGCCATTTCACCGAGGTCGGCGCGCTGACGGGAATCGCGTTTGATTCCAGCGGCAACGCCCGCGGCGCGATGGGAATCGACGTCGCCTCGTTCCGCGGTCGCAAAGCCCTGGCCGTGGCGATCGGCAACTTTTCCAACGAAATGACGGCGCTGTACGTGACCAAGTTCGGACGCATGCAGTTCTATGACGAAGCAGTCTCAACCGGACTGGGGCCGAGCACGCGGTTGTTGTTGACGTTCGGTTTGGTCTATGTCGACTATGACTTGGACGGTCGATCGGATTTGTTTTGTGCCAACGGTCACTTGGAAGAAGACATCAACCGGGTGCAACCGAGTCAGCATTACGAACAGCCGCCTCAACTGTTTTGGAACGCCGGACCGGAACACGGGACGGAGTTCTTGGCGGCCGACCGGTCACACGTCGGAGAGGACTTGCTGCGGCCGATGGCCGGGCGTGGTGCGGCTTATGCCGATATCGATGGCGACGGCGATTTGGACTTGCTGATCACCGCCACCGGGCGGGCGCCGCGGTTGTTGCGCAACGACCAACAACTCGGCCATCATTGGTTGCGATTGAAGTTGGAAGGCGACGGCCAACACTGCAATCGCGATGCGATCGGCTCATGGGTCGAAATCAAGGTTGGTGACGAGATCATTCGACAGCAGGTGATGCCGACGCGAAGCTATCTTTCGCAAGTCGAGCTGCCGCTGACGTTCGGGCTGGGGGCCGCCGACAAGGTGGACCGGATCACGGTCCATTGGGCCGACGGGGCGCACCAGGAGATCGATCCCTTGGCCGTGGATCAAAGCCACGTGATCCAGCGCCCCGCGTCGGCGGAGATCCCCTAG
- a CDS encoding FmdB family zinc ribbon protein, protein MPTYDYECGACGHEMELFQGINDPVKKKCPECGKLKLKRLFGSGAAIVFKGSGFYQTDYRSEGYKKAAKADKKSTSETKSESKSGDSKAKSSGAKSSSSD, encoded by the coding sequence ATGCCGACCTATGATTACGAATGCGGTGCTTGCGGACACGAAATGGAGCTGTTCCAAGGCATTAACGACCCGGTCAAAAAGAAATGCCCCGAGTGCGGCAAGCTGAAGCTGAAGCGTTTGTTCGGCAGCGGCGCCGCGATCGTGTTCAAGGGCAGCGGTTTCTACCAAACGGATTACCGCAGCGAAGGCTACAAGAAGGCCGCCAAAGCAGACAAGAAATCGACCAGCGAAACCAAGTCGGAATCCAAGTCGGGCGATTCGAAGGCAAAGTCCAGCGGCGCCAAGTCGAGCTCGTCTGACTGA
- a CDS encoding multiheme c-type cytochrome, with protein MSSVASGAAPAAPRKKYVRAVGPRLRKLLYFIFVLVALLFANSGYLALVTFLEWLREETYQDFYYQYMFLAHLVLGLILILPLVIFGFVHMWNTKNRRNRRAVRIGYALFAVSLVILATGTLLVRIGGFDLKQPLARNTVYWLHVACPLAAVWLYWLHRLAGPRIKWQIGMRFAGVAGAAIAVMVVLQMQDPRQWNAVGPESGTQYFEPSLARTSSGNFIPADALMNDQYCLKCHADIHKDWSDSVHRFSSFNNPPYFASVSETREVSLQRDGSVQASRWCAGCHDPVPFFSGAFDDPNFDMLEHKTASAGITCTACHAITNVNSVRGNADYTIEEPLHYPFASSDNSLLQWVNNQLVKAKPSFHKKTFLKPFHKTAEFCSTCHKVHLPEALNHYKEFLRGQNHYDPYLFSGVSGHGARSFYYPPKAVDNCSKCHMPLVASDDFGAKMFDDATELSVHDHLFPSANTGIAWLRDREDIITAHQEYLQDIVRVDIFGVREGGEIDGKLTAPLRPELPTLKPGETYLLETVIRTLKLGHLFSQGTVDSNEIWLDVTVTSGDRVIGRSGAINNEKHNEVDPWSHFVNVFMLDKDGNRIDRRNPQDIFTPLYNHQIPPGAGQTVHYGLKIPDDVTAPVKVELKLQYRKFDQRYMDFVAKKNEQLGRMIRGHQPGEDYVNELPITTMAVDSIVFPVEGSDAVVENEPREIPQWQRWNDYGIGLLLKGKAELRQAEEAFTEVEKLDRYDGPMNLARVLNMEGRLDEAVEALNRAESYSDTEGFPRWTWAWLSGVVNSQQGRLVEAEQNLRSVLEDNTEDMQRRGFDFSLDIEVINLLGRTLFDLGVVRDRQGREEESQRYFDEAVERYKKTLQIDPENVTAHHNLQLLYETLEDTENAAVHRELHLRYKPDDNAQGRAIRLAREKYPAANHAAEAVVIYPLDRQLQQPEPDETQAITRQEKREATDVQSAGG; from the coding sequence ATGTCATCCGTTGCTTCCGGCGCCGCCCCCGCGGCGCCTCGCAAGAAGTACGTGCGCGCCGTCGGGCCGCGTCTTCGGAAACTGCTTTACTTTATTTTTGTTCTTGTTGCTCTGCTGTTCGCCAACTCGGGCTATCTGGCCCTGGTCACCTTTTTGGAGTGGTTGCGCGAAGAAACCTATCAGGACTTTTACTACCAATACATGTTCCTGGCGCACTTGGTGCTGGGGCTGATTCTGATTTTGCCGCTGGTGATTTTTGGGTTCGTCCACATGTGGAACACCAAAAATCGCCGCAATCGGCGGGCCGTGCGGATCGGGTATGCGTTGTTCGCGGTCAGTTTGGTGATTCTGGCGACGGGGACGTTGCTGGTGCGAATCGGCGGGTTTGATCTGAAGCAGCCGCTTGCCCGCAACACGGTGTACTGGTTGCATGTCGCGTGTCCCTTGGCGGCGGTTTGGCTGTACTGGCTGCACCGTCTGGCGGGACCGCGAATCAAGTGGCAGATCGGGATGAGGTTCGCCGGCGTTGCGGGCGCTGCGATCGCCGTCATGGTGGTGTTGCAGATGCAGGATCCGCGACAGTGGAACGCCGTCGGTCCCGAATCGGGGACGCAATACTTTGAACCCTCTCTGGCGCGGACATCCAGCGGGAACTTCATTCCCGCCGACGCGCTGATGAACGATCAATACTGTTTGAAGTGCCACGCCGATATCCACAAGGATTGGAGCGACAGCGTTCACCGATTCAGTTCCTTCAACAACCCGCCCTACTTTGCCAGCGTCAGCGAGACGCGGGAGGTTTCGCTGCAGCGTGATGGATCCGTCCAGGCCTCACGTTGGTGCGCCGGTTGTCACGACCCCGTCCCGTTTTTCTCCGGTGCGTTTGACGATCCCAACTTCGACATGCTGGAGCACAAGACGGCCAGTGCCGGAATCACGTGCACGGCGTGTCACGCGATCACCAATGTCAACAGTGTTCGCGGCAACGCGGATTACACGATCGAAGAACCGCTGCATTACCCGTTTGCCAGCAGCGACAATTCGCTTCTGCAGTGGGTCAACAATCAACTGGTCAAAGCGAAGCCGTCGTTTCACAAGAAGACGTTTTTGAAGCCGTTCCACAAGACGGCGGAATTCTGTTCGACGTGCCACAAGGTCCACCTGCCGGAGGCGCTCAACCACTACAAGGAGTTCTTGCGCGGCCAAAACCACTACGATCCTTACTTGTTCAGCGGTGTTTCCGGTCACGGGGCTCGCAGTTTCTACTATCCGCCCAAAGCGGTCGATAACTGCAGCAAGTGTCACATGCCGTTGGTGGCGTCGGATGACTTCGGCGCGAAAATGTTCGATGACGCGACGGAGCTGAGCGTTCACGATCACCTGTTCCCGTCGGCAAACACGGGGATCGCATGGCTGAGAGATCGCGAAGACATCATCACCGCGCATCAGGAGTATTTGCAGGACATCGTGCGCGTCGACATCTTCGGCGTTCGCGAAGGGGGCGAGATCGACGGCAAGCTGACCGCGCCGCTGCGTCCCGAGCTGCCCACACTCAAGCCCGGTGAAACCTACCTGTTGGAAACGGTGATCCGGACGTTGAAGCTGGGCCACTTGTTCTCGCAGGGCACGGTCGATTCCAACGAGATCTGGTTGGACGTCACCGTGACCAGCGGAGACCGCGTGATCGGTCGCAGCGGAGCAATCAACAACGAAAAACACAACGAGGTCGATCCTTGGTCGCACTTTGTCAACGTGTTCATGTTGGACAAGGACGGCAACCGCATCGATCGACGCAATCCGCAAGACATCTTCACGCCCCTGTACAACCACCAAATCCCGCCGGGAGCGGGCCAGACGGTGCACTATGGGTTGAAGATTCCCGATGATGTCACCGCGCCGGTCAAGGTCGAGTTGAAATTGCAGTACCGAAAGTTTGACCAACGGTACATGGATTTCGTCGCCAAGAAGAACGAGCAATTGGGGCGGATGATTCGTGGCCACCAGCCAGGCGAGGATTACGTCAACGAGTTGCCGATCACGACAATGGCGGTCGATTCGATCGTGTTCCCGGTCGAGGGGAGCGACGCGGTGGTGGAAAACGAGCCGCGTGAGATCCCCCAATGGCAACGCTGGAATGACTACGGCATCGGTTTGCTGTTGAAAGGGAAAGCGGAACTGCGTCAGGCCGAAGAGGCGTTCACCGAAGTGGAAAAGCTGGACCGATACGACGGGCCGATGAACCTGGCCCGCGTGTTGAACATGGAAGGGCGTCTGGACGAAGCGGTCGAAGCGCTCAATCGTGCCGAGAGTTACAGTGACACCGAGGGTTTCCCGCGGTGGACGTGGGCGTGGCTTTCCGGTGTGGTCAATTCACAGCAAGGCCGGCTGGTCGAAGCCGAGCAGAACTTGCGGAGCGTGTTGGAGGACAACACCGAGGACATGCAACGTCGCGGTTTTGATTTCAGTTTGGACATCGAAGTCATCAACCTGTTGGGGCGAACGCTGTTCGATTTGGGAGTCGTTCGGGACCGCCAGGGTCGCGAAGAGGAAAGCCAACGTTACTTCGACGAAGCGGTCGAACGCTACAAGAAGACGTTGCAAATCGATCCCGAAAATGTCACCGCGCACCACAACCTGCAGCTCTTGTACGAGACGTTGGAGGACACCGAGAACGCGGCCGTGCATCGCGAGTTGCATCTTCGATACAAGCCGGACGACAACGCCCAGGGCCGCGCCATTCGGCTGGCCCGAGAAAAGTATCCCGCGGCGAATCACGCGGCCGAAGCGGTCGTGATCTACCCCTTGGATCGCCAATTACAACAGCCCGAACCCGATGAAACGCAAGCGATTACCCGTCAAGAAAAAAGGGAGGCGACCGATGTCCAATCCGCAGGCGGTTGA
- the grpE gene encoding nucleotide exchange factor GrpE: MNSDGKTELEIENSVEEEPSADEGPSADAGQSTDEALLDDSVADVPPTRDEEMERLRLTAAEADKRVLQAQAEAENFRKRMRRDYEDQLKFASTDLIVDLLQVRDNLSRAIEAAQSGEQASGLLEGVAMVIKQMDDVLGKHGVVEIPAEGEVFDPNVHEAISQIPSDVESGKVAHVAVTGFKLHDRVIRPSQVVVSTGPA; the protein is encoded by the coding sequence ATGAATAGCGACGGAAAAACAGAACTGGAAATCGAAAACTCGGTCGAGGAAGAGCCTTCCGCCGACGAAGGTCCCTCAGCCGATGCGGGGCAATCGACCGACGAGGCATTGCTGGACGATTCGGTCGCGGATGTTCCGCCGACACGGGACGAGGAAATGGAGCGGTTGCGATTGACCGCCGCCGAAGCCGACAAACGCGTGTTGCAGGCCCAGGCGGAGGCCGAGAACTTTCGCAAGCGGATGCGCCGCGATTACGAAGACCAACTCAAGTTCGCCTCCACCGACTTGATCGTCGATTTGTTGCAGGTCCGCGATAACTTGAGTCGTGCGATCGAGGCGGCGCAGTCCGGTGAGCAAGCCAGCGGGTTACTCGAGGGCGTTGCGATGGTCATCAAGCAGATGGACGACGTATTGGGCAAACACGGTGTGGTCGAGATCCCCGCCGAAGGCGAGGTGTTTGATCCCAATGTGCACGAAGCGATCTCGCAGATCCCCAGCGACGTTGAAAGTGGGAAAGTTGCCCACGTTGCCGTGACCGGATTCAAGCTTCACGATCGTGTGATCCGACCCAGCCAAGTGGTTGTCAGCACCGGACCCGCATAG